A single genomic interval of Candidatus Omnitrophota bacterium harbors:
- a CDS encoding YHS domain-containing protein yields the protein MKIVLTTILIGLLATSMAYSHEHYEHNNSHEHAMGKMAMHEGEEDLGVCPVLGGKAGKEYSYNYKGKTYNFCCSSCIEEFKKNPEKYISKIKDVDLEAFQFGFSPEVITVKKGDIVKLYVHSRDVTHGIYIKEYNINVPVKKDDPKKIEFLADKAGSFDIVCSVYCGSGHSGMKAKLVVKE from the coding sequence ATGAAAATAGTTTTAACCACAATTTTAATAGGTCTACTGGCAACCAGCATGGCTTATTCCCATGAACATTATGAGCACAATAATAGCCATGAGCATGCTATGGGCAAGATGGCCATGCACGAGGGAGAAGAAGATTTAGGAGTCTGCCCTGTTTTAGGCGGGAAGGCCGGTAAAGAATACTCATATAATTATAAAGGCAAAACATATAACTTCTGCTGCTCATCGTGCATTGAAGAGTTTAAAAAGAATCCTGAAAAATATATCTCAAAGATAAAAGATGTGGATCTTGAAGCTTTTCAATTCGGTTTTTCCCCCGAGGTTATAACGGTTAAAAAAGGAGACATTGTAAAACTGTATGTCCACTCTCGCGATGTGACGCACGGAATATATATTAAGGAGTACAATATTAACGTCCCTGTCAAGAAAGATGATCCAAAAAAAATAGAGTTTCTGGCTGATAAGGCAGGCAGCTTTGATATTGTTTGCTCAGTCTATTGTGGTAGCGGCCACAGCGGCATGAAGGCAAAATTAGTCGTGAAAGAATGA